A window from Drosophila subobscura isolate 14011-0131.10 chromosome O, UCBerk_Dsub_1.0, whole genome shotgun sequence encodes these proteins:
- the LOC117898384 gene encoding eIF-2-alpha kinase GCN2 — protein sequence MAAKESFRDRQTQELEVIKAIFGADVEDLRPQSDPNQWKPTDIKILLTPLRDSSNGQPQAYVCTKLHVTCPSKYPKITPKIALEESKGMSDQLLDALRGQLKAQSEELRGEVMIYELAQTVQAFLLQHNKPPKGSFYDQMLQDKQKREQELLDIKIQKETLERQTLIDEVERRKEMFKTEAKRRGEPRRSMSESNNRHASSSESSENSSPYYRGHMYPNKCLDHRSTETLYFHKVGRQIQRGCCLGHSQRGFIAYVGIDMHCGQLLYITEWNIKYAQIEQPCSGSGKCHWGNEPKCLGNHRVDDVIASIEKQVATLSQLQHKNLIQYECVLCIKRKEGLLVYLVQDFLLGASVFSISSSLGWCMDGARMVARGVLDALVFLHNKGVCHSHLLDSTVFMDNTGTVRCTDFSLVPNLLELIGGAGQSSSQGDLPALGALVEALMPTNSYEMRDFVDKCNSDRTLSASELLEHPFLRFYVDNGQQQQQQQLLPQQRNSIPAQRTGPPMPYQIPTLALSQSRLRTEFEVLMYLGKGAFGDVLKVRNILDNREYAIKRIPLPARSRQLYKKMTREVELLSRLNHENVVRYFNSWIESVNDADAAEMDKLIGGEWSQSQQELSVKPAKSPQLGITVEEDEEEDSSSSMWNAYIPTVEDSDSDDGIEFVDSDGQVAVYDNDEDNDDDDSTRGRTHSPRPLMQVMYIQMEFCEKCTLRTAIDDNLFENTDRLWRLFREIAEGLSHIHQQGIIHRDLKPVNIFLDSHDQIKIGDFGLATTSFLALQAHEYPLPAQPAHITSTEDGTGTGKVGTTLYVAPELTGNASKSVYNQKVDMYTLGIILFEMCQPPFDTSMERAQTIMALRNVCITIPEGMLKDVKYEKTVKMLRWLLSHDPAQRPTAEELLISDLVPPAELEANELQEMLRHALANPQSKAYKNLVARCLQQESDEVLEHTYHLGSSRAMKSWNSAIVIDDIVSLNPVFEFVKAKVVNLFRKHGAIEVDSPLLSPLSSRNCSASANANAVHLMTHSGCVVVLPCDLRTQFARHVTMNGVNLIRRYCVDRVYREERVFNFHPKQNYECSFDIITPSAGSHLVDAELLSLAFEITSELPRLRERNIAIRMNHTNLLRAILIFCNVPKSQYGALFEGTMDFIESRISRFQFHSSITVIMEKSRTSAQTLMDMLLANFLLTGSRSSVDESALKSLMRGKGEAASLARCALRELETVVELAYSLGVTCPIHIWAGLPISFERASSGGIVWQMTADLKPNRSGNPSVLAVGERYDAMLHEFQRQAQSYNQTLPPRGVLSGAGLSFSLDKLVAAVGVEYAKDCRAIDVGICVCGTRPPLKDVTYIMRLLWSVGIRCGIVETASGAGDEAQDLARLGALHVILVAENGSLRVRSFERERFQERHVNRAELVDFIQKLLRAETANGASVDYSASQLSNLSTGGGSSSGRDRGGGDGNGLSTSASNVSIKNSYSQLPNVQVTFLTHDKPTANYKRRLENQVAQQMGSTLAQFMKKESFVVLVVELPPAVVNAFVGAINPREIRKKETEPEFNFVIERFPKYKRYITEIHDEVVDYLSDAKTPIVALYSISDSYYRVII from the exons atggcagcaaaggaATCTTTTCgcgacaggcagacacagGAGCTGGAGGTCATAAAG GCCATATTCGGTGCGGATGTGGAGGATCTGCGGCCACAGAGCGATCCCAACCAATGGAAACCCACGGACATCAAGATCCTGCTGACGCCGCTGCGGGACTCGTCCAATGGTCAGCCGCAGGCCTATGTCTGCACCAAACTTCATGTAACATGTCCCTCCAAATACCCAAAAAT CACACCAAAAATCGCCCTGGAAGAGTCCAAGGGAATGTCGGATCAGCTGCTGGACGCACTGCGTGGCCAGCTGAAGGCACAATCGGAGGAGTTACGTGGCGAAGTGATGATCTACGAGCTGGCACAGACCGTGCAGGCCTTTCTCCTGCAGCACAATAAGCCGCCCAAGGGTTCTTTCTACGACCAAATGCTGCAGGACAAACAGAAGCGGGAACAGGAGCTGTTGGACATCAAGATACAAAAAGAGACGCTCGAGCGGCAGACGCTCATCGATGAGGTGGAGCGCCGCAAGGAAATGTTCAAAACGGAGGCCAAGCGGCGCGGAGAGCCGCGTCGCAGCATGAGCGAATCGAACAATCGTCACGCCAGCTCATCGGAGAGCTCGGAGAACTCCTCGCCCTACTACCGTGGCCACATGTATCCGAACAAATGCCTGGATCATCGCAGCACAGAGACACTGTACTTCCACAAGGTGGGCCGGCAAATTCAACGGGGCTGCTGTTTGG GTCATTCGCAGCGCGGATTTATTGCCTATGTGGGCATCGATATGCACTGCGGCCAGCTGCTGTACATCACGGAGTGGAACATCAAGTATGCGCAGATCGAGCAGccgtgcagcggcagcggcaagtGCCACTGGGGCAACGAGCCCAAGTGCCTTGGGAATCATCGCGTGGACGATGTGATTGCGTCCATTGAGAAGCAGGTGGCCACACTgtcccagctgcagcacaagAACCTCATCCAGTACGAGTGCGTGCTGTGCATCAAGCGGAAGGAGGGACTCCTCGTCTATCTGGTGCAGGATTTCCTCCTGGGTGCGAGTGTCTTTAGcatctcctcctcgctggGCTGGTGCATGGACGGGGCGCGCATGGTGGCCCGCGGCGTGCTGGATGCCCTCGTGTTCCTCCACAACAAAGGCGTCTGTCACAGCCACTTGCTGGACAGCACAGTCTTCATGGACAACACGGGAACGGTGCGCTGCACGGACTTCTCGCTGGTTCCCAATCTCCTCGAGCTAATTGGCGGCgcagggcagagcagcagTCAGGGAGATTTGCCGGCATTGGGTGCCCTGGTCGAGGCACTGATGCCAACGAATAGCTACGAGATGCGTGACTTTGTGGACAA ATGCAATTCAGATCGCACGCTCTCCGCctcggagctgctggagcatcCCTTCCTGCGCTTCTATGTTGACAatggccagcaacagcagcagcagcagctgctgccacagcaaagGAACTCCATTCCTGCACAGCGCACGGGGCCGCCCATGCCCTACCAAATACCCACACTGGCTCTGAGTCAATCCCGCCTGCGAACCGAGTTCGAGGTGCTCATGTATCTGGGCAAAGGTGCCTTCGGGGATGTCCTAAAGGTGCGCAACATCCTCGACAACAGGGAGTATGCCATCAAGCGCATACCCCTGCCCGCCAGAAGTCGCCAACTGTACAAGAAGATGACGCGCGAAGTGGAGCTGCTCTCCCGCCTGAACCACGAGAATGTGGTGCGTTACTTCAACAGTTGGATCGAGAGCGTAAACGATGCCGATGCAGCGGAAATGGACAAACTGATCGGTGGCGAGTGgtcgcagagccagcaggaACTAAGCGTGAAGCCAGCGAAATCCCCGCAGCTGGGCATCACAGTCgaagaggatgaggaggaggatagTTCGTCGAGCATGTGGAATGCTTACAT ACCCACCGTGGAGGATTCCGATTCGGATGATGGCATTGAGTTTGTGGACTCGGATGGTCAGGTGGCTGTCTACGACAATGACGAGGACAACGACGATGATGACTCCACCAGAGGAAGAACCCACTCGCCGCGTCCCTTAATGCAAGTGATGTACATTCAAATGGAGTTCTGCGAGAAGTGCACATTGCG CACCGCCATCGATGACAATTTGTTTGAGAATACAGATCGCTTGTGGCGTTTGTTTCGGGAGATTGCCGAGGGCCTTTCGCACATCCATCAGCAGGGCATCATCCATCGTGACCTGAAGCCTGTGAATATCTTCTTGGATTCCCATGATCAAATCAAAATTGGAGACTTTGGCCTGGCCACCACCAGTTTCCTGGCCCTGCAGGCCCACGAGTATCCCTTGCCGGCACAGCCGGCGCACATAACCAGCACAGAGGATGGCACGGGCACTGGGAAAGTGGGCACCACTCTGTACGTGGCACCCGAGCTGACGGGCAATGCCTCCAAGTCGGTATACAACCAGAAGGTGGATATGTACACGCTGGGCATCATTCTGTTTGAGATGTGCCAGCCGCCCTTTGACACGAGCATGGAGCGAGCGCAGACCATAATGGCACTGAGGAATGTCTGCATAACGATACCCGAGGGCATGCTGAAAGATGTCAAATACGAGAAGACCGTAAAG ATGCTTCGCTGGCTGCTGAGCCACGATCCCGCACAGCGGCCCACAGCAGAGGAGCTGCTCATCTCGGACCTCGTGCCGCCGGCGGAGCTGGAGGCCAATGAACTGCAGGAAATGCTGCGCCATGCCTTGGCCAATCCCCAGAGCAAAGCCTACAAGAATCTGGTGGCTCGCTGCCTGCAGCAGGAGAGCGATGAGGTGCTGGAGCACACCTACCATTTGGGCAGCAGTCGGGCAATGAAATCGTGGAACTCGGCCATCGTCATCGACGACATTGTGTCCCTCAATCCGGTCTTTGAGTTTGTCAAGGCCAAAGTCGTGAATCTCTTCCGCAAGCACGGAGCCATCGAAGTGGATTCGCCGCTGCTGTCGCCGCTTTCCTCGCGCAACTGCAGTGCCagcgccaatgccaatgccgtGCACCTGATGACCCACTCCGGCTGCGTTGTGGTCCTGCCCTGCGATCTGCGGACCCAGTTTGCCCGCCATGTCACCATGAATGGAGTGAATCTCATTCGTCGCTATTGCGTGGATCGTGTGTACCGCGAGGAGCGCGTCTTCAACTTCCATCCGAAGCAGAACTACGAGTGCTCCTTCGACATCATCACACCCTCCGCTGGCAGCCATCTGGTGGATGCTGAGCTGCTCTCTCTGGCCTTTGAGATCACCAGCGAGCTGCCGCGCCTGCGCGAACGTAACATTGCCATCCGCATGAACCACACGAATTTACTGAGGGCCATTCTCATTTTCTGCAACGTTCCCAAATCTCAATATGGCGCCCTGTTCGAGGGCACCATGGACTTTATTGAGTCTCGCATCTCACGCTTTCAGTTCCACTCCAGCATTACGGTCATCATGGAGAAGTCGCGCACCTCCGCCCAGACCCTCATGGACATGCTGTTGGCCAACTTTCTGCTGACTGGCTCACGCAGCAGCGTGGATGAGTCCGCGCTGAAGTCGCTGATGCGTGGCAAGGGCGAGGCGGCATCCCTGGCGCGTTGCGCACTGCGCGAACTGGAGACTGTGGTGGAACTGGCGTACAGTCTCGGCGTAACC TGTCCCATTCACATTTGGGCCGGTCTGCCCATCAGTTTCGAGCGCGCTAGCAGCGGCGGCATCGTGTGGCAAATGACAGCCGATCTGAAGCCCAATCGTTCGGGCAATCCCTCGGTGCTGGCTGTGGGCGAGCGCTACGATGCCATGCTCCACGAGTTTCAGCGGCAGGCGCAGAGCTACAATCAAACGCTGCCACCGCGTGGTGTGCTCAGTGGCGCGGGATTATCCTTCTCGCTGGACAAGCTGGTGGCTGCAGTGGGTGTGGAGTATGCCAAGGATTGCCGTGCCATCGATGTGGGCATCTGCGTGTGCGGCACACGGCCACCGCTCAAGGATGTGACGTACATCATGCGCCTGCTCTGGTCGGTGGGCATCAGATGCGGCATTGTGGAGACGGCCAGCGGTGCCGGCGATGAGGCTCAGGATTTGGCGCGACTCGGAGCACTGCACGTCATCCTGGTGGCAGAGAATGGCTCGCTGCGGGTGCGCTCCTTCGAAAGAGAGCGATTCCAGGAGCGCCATGTGAACAGGGCGGAACTGGTGGACTTTATACAAAAACTTCTGCGTGCAGAGACTGCGAATGGCGCATCGGTGGACTACTCGGCCAGTCAGCTGTCCAACCTGAGcactggcggtggcagcagcagtggcagagatcgtggcggtggcgatggcaatggcttGAGCACCTCCGCATCGAATGTGTCGATCAAGAACAGCTACAGCCAGCTGCCCAATGTCCAGGTTACGTTCCTCACGCATGACAAACCCACGGCAAACTACAAGCGACGTCTGGAGAACCAGGTGGCTCAGCAGATGGGCTCCACGCTGGCGCAGTTCATGAAGAAGGAGTCGTTTGTGGTGCTGGTTGTAGAGCTGCCACCGGCAGTGGTAAATGCCTTTGTGGGTGCCATAAATCCGCGCGAGATACGCAAGAAAGAGACTGAACcggaatttaattttgttatcGAAAG ATTTCCAAAATACAAACGCTACATAACGGAGATACATGACGAAGTTGTGGACTATCTGAGCGATGCCAAGACACCAATTGTTGCCTTGTACAGCATATCCGATTCCTACTATCGTGTGATTATTTGA